The following proteins come from a genomic window of Anopheles ziemanni chromosome 3, idAnoZiCoDA_A2_x.2, whole genome shotgun sequence:
- the LOC131288816 gene encoding glucose-6-phosphate isomerase encodes MSGKVLLSKDPVYQQIKEYYNGHGSSINIKKLFDEDDIRFDKFHLKLTTPADGDILLDYSKNRVTDDAWNLLLELAESRDVVKMRNDMFGGERINVTENRAVLHVALRNRSNKPILVDGKDVMPEVNAVLEHMKEFTEQIHNGTWRGYTNKKISDVVNIGIGGSDLGPLMVSEALKPYNQGIRSHFVSNVDGTHIAETLKKLDPETTLFIIASKTFTTQETITNATAAKRWFLERCSEKDQVAKHFVALSTNKEKVAAFGIDTKNMFEFWDWVGGRYSLWSAIGLSISLAIGFDNFEKLLDGAHYMDNHFMTAPLNENAPVILALMGIWYSNFYGAETHALLPYDQYLHRFAAYFQQGDMESNGKGVTKSGEKVDFATGPIVWGEPGTNGQHAFYQLIHQGTRLIPCDFIAPVQTHNPVEDGAMHTILLANYLAQTEALMMGKSAEQARAELEKAGLAGNALEQLLPHKVFTGNRPTNSILVKKVTPFVLGALIAMYEHKIFTQGVIWDVNSFDQWGVELGKQLAKAIEVDLVDPNKTTSHDSSTNGLINFIKIHKDQQ; translated from the exons ATGTCGGGCAAAGTGCTCCTGTCGAAGGATCCCGTCTACCAGCAGATTAAGGAGTACTACAATGGCCACGGTTCGTCGATTAACATCAAGAAGCTGTTCGACGAGGACGACATTCGCTTCGATAAGTTCCA CTTGAAGCTGACGACCCCAGCCGACGGTGATATCCTGCTCGATTACTCCAAGAACCGTGTGACGGACGATGCCTGGAATCTGCTGCTCGAGCTGGCGGAGTCGCGGGATGTGGTGAAGATGCGCAACGACATGTTTGGCGGCGAGCGCATCAACGTGACGGAGAACCGGGCGGTGCTGCACGTGGCACTGCGTAACCGCTCGAACAAGCCGATCCTGGTCGACGGTAAGGACGTGATGCCGGAGGTGAACGCCGTGCTGGAGCACATGAAGGAGTTCACCGAGCAGATCCACAATGGCACGTGGCGCGGGTACACGAACAAGAAGATCAGCGATGTGGTCAATATCGGTATCGGTGGCTCCGATCTCGGTCCGCTAATGGTGAGCGAGGCACTGAAGCCGTACAACCAGGGCATCCGGTCGCACTTCGTCTCGAACGTGGACGGTACGCACATCGCGGAAACGCTCAAGAAGCTCGACCCGGAGACGACGCTCTTCATCATCGCGTCGAAAACGTTCACCACGCAGGAGACGATCACTAATGCGACCGCCGCCAAGCGCTGGTTCCTCGAGCGCTGCAGCGAGAAGGACCAGGTCGCGAAGCACTTCGTCGCCCTGTCCACCAACAAGGAGAAGGTGGCCGCGTTCGGTATCGACACCAAGAACATGTTCGAGTTCTGGGACTGGGTCGGTGGACGCTACTCGCTCTGGTCCGCCATCGGCCTCTCGATCTCGCTCGCCATCGGTTTCGATAACTTCGAGAAGCTGCTCGATGGAGCCCACTACATGGACAACCACTTCATGACGGCTCCGTTGAACGAAAAT GCTCCGGTCATTCTAGCGCTGATGGGTATCTGGTACTCGAACTTCTACGGCGCGGAAACGCATGCCCTTCTGCCGTACGACCAGTATCTGCACCGGTTCGCTGCCTACTTCCAGCAGGGTGATATGGAGAGTAACGGCAAGGGTGTCACGAAGTCGGGCGAGAAGGTGGACTTCGCTACCGGACCGATCGTCTGGGGCGAGCCCGGCACTAACGGCCAGCATGCATTCTATCAGCTGATCCATCAG GGTACCCGATTGATTCCGTGCGACTTCATCGCTCCGGTCCAGACGCACAACCCGGTCGAGGATGGCGCGATGCACACGATCCTGCTCGCCAACTATCTGGCCCAAACGGAAGCGCTCATGATGGGCAAATCGGCCGAGCAGGCGCGTGCCGAGCTGGAAAAGGCCGGACTGGCCGGGAACGCGCTCGAGCAGCTGCTGCCGCACAAGGTGTTCACCGGCAACCGCCCAACCAACTCGATCCTGGTGAAGAAGGTGACACCGTTCGTGCTGGGCGCGCTCATCGCGATGTACGAGCACAAGATCTTCACGCAGGGCGTCATCTGGGACGTGAACTCGTTCGATCAGTGGGGCGTCGAGCTCGGTAAGCAGCTGGCGAAGGCGATCGAGGTCGATCTGGTCGATCCGAACAAGACCACCTCGCACGATTCCTCCACCAACGGGTTGATTAACTTCATCAAGATCCACAAGGACCAGCAGTAG